A region from the uncultured Fibrobacter sp. genome encodes:
- a CDS encoding prephenate dehydrogenase/arogenate dehydrogenase family protein, whose translation MAEGLATRLSSGRIALVGFGLLAGSIASAIKQAGLPTKIRAVSSPSTLKCAQDLGLVDECFEYGQVEEWAKDCDLILLCAPILHILKTLDALGHVSWAGNESAKPCLVSDIGSTKVQICKAGARLPRPFRFVGSHPMAGSEKRTCEFSDPAIYENAYWFVCPPEGTDESVYAPLLELVRFLGANAVVFPPEHHDRTMAWVSHMPQMLSSTLAAGLPERLLKHNYQHYAGRAFRDMTRIAASGWGMWHDIAVTNRDETVLALREVREGLDKTIEAMNSLAVVDGAKPLAEGENDHSEALARIFKAGNDGRASLFVPGRNAAASFSEITVQLKDKPGALLSVMQPLAQEGLNIRDIELMKVRENVAGTLLLAFKTPEEAARAVNVLRYLEYEVKER comes from the coding sequence ATGGCAGAAGGTCTTGCTACTCGGCTTTCGTCGGGGCGCATTGCCCTGGTCGGTTTCGGCCTGTTGGCCGGTTCCATCGCATCGGCTATCAAGCAGGCCGGTTTGCCCACGAAGATTCGTGCGGTGAGTTCTCCTTCGACTTTGAAGTGCGCCCAGGATCTCGGCTTGGTGGACGAATGTTTCGAATACGGCCAGGTAGAGGAGTGGGCCAAGGATTGCGACCTGATTTTGCTCTGTGCTCCGATTCTCCATATCCTCAAGACGCTTGATGCGCTGGGCCATGTTTCGTGGGCCGGTAACGAGAGCGCGAAGCCGTGCCTGGTGAGCGACATTGGCAGCACCAAGGTACAGATTTGCAAGGCCGGTGCAAGGCTCCCGCGGCCATTCCGCTTTGTGGGTAGCCACCCGATGGCCGGTTCCGAGAAGAGGACTTGCGAGTTCAGTGACCCGGCGATTTACGAGAATGCTTATTGGTTCGTCTGCCCGCCAGAAGGGACGGACGAATCGGTTTATGCTCCGCTCTTGGAGTTGGTGCGCTTTTTGGGAGCCAACGCGGTCGTGTTCCCTCCGGAACATCACGACCGGACCATGGCCTGGGTAAGCCACATGCCGCAGATGCTGAGTTCTACGCTTGCTGCGGGGCTGCCGGAGCGCCTGCTTAAGCATAATTACCAGCACTATGCGGGGCGTGCCTTCCGCGACATGACCCGCATTGCCGCGAGCGGTTGGGGAATGTGGCACGACATTGCTGTCACGAACCGCGATGAGACCGTGCTTGCCCTGCGCGAAGTCCGCGAAGGCTTGGACAAGACTATCGAGGCGATGAATTCGCTTGCTGTGGTGGACGGCGCAAAGCCGCTTGCCGAGGGCGAGAACGACCATTCTGAGGCGTTGGCCCGTATTTTCAAGGCCGGCAACGACGGGAGGGCGAGCTTGTTTGTCCCGGGCAGGAACGCCGCCGCGTCTTTTTCCGAAATTACCGTGCAGCTCAAGGACAAGCCGGGTGCGCTCCTCAGCGTAATGCAGCCGCTCGCCCAAGAAGGTTTGAATATCCGCGACATCGAACTGATGAAGGTGCGCGAAAATGTGGCTGGGACTTTGTTGCTCGCGTTCAAGACTCCCGAAGAGGCTGCCCGTGCCGTTAACGTGCTCCGCTACCTCGAGTACGAAGTCAAGGAACGTTAG
- a CDS encoding chorismate mutase, producing the protein MDINDWRAKIDGLTDELIALLNKRASYAEEIGKIKKRQGLPVFDASREQGVLDAVAEKARLAHESGAPLTPDSIKRIFGVIMEETRKVEE; encoded by the coding sequence ATGGATATTAATGACTGGCGCGCGAAGATTGACGGGTTGACCGACGAACTGATTGCCCTCCTGAACAAGCGGGCGTCCTATGCCGAAGAGATTGGTAAAATAAAAAAGCGGCAGGGGCTCCCGGTTTTCGATGCTTCGAGGGAACAGGGCGTATTGGATGCTGTGGCAGAAAAGGCCCGCCTGGCTCATGAGTCGGGTGCTCCGCTCACTCCGGACTCGATAAAGAGAATTTTCGGAGTCATCATGGAAGAAACCCGCAAGGTGGAGGAATAG
- a CDS encoding GTP-binding protein, giving the protein MKKSVPITLLTGYLGAGKTTLLNFVLNNQQGYHVAVIVNDIGEVNIDQTLIEKGGNITKEDSGKVVPLSNGCICCSLKTDLLEQIAELLEMNKFDYILIEASGICEPIPIAQTICMAGSQLRSRDGRPLPCHLDNIVSVVDVARLADEFAGGQKLLDKDLEEEDIANLLIQQIEFCNTIVMNKVDSLSKTDLEHVKAVVRALQPEAKMIETNYGKVEMKDILDTKQFDFEKVGNSAAWAKELMKETAPEDIDDDDDDHDEHEHHHHHDHDDPSTSSGTEGHHHHHDHDHEDHSHCDHEHGVCHCGHHHDKDHPHGDEYGISTFVYERRRPLIRERFEVLLDDYPTSIIRTKGLVWFEDDRDNSFLFEQAGKQASAQNFGPWFASENEEMQKRILRENPDLVKVWDDKYGDRIIRLVFIGQHMDKKKIIAAMDSCLGE; this is encoded by the coding sequence ATGAAAAAGTCAGTACCTATTACACTGCTCACCGGTTACCTCGGAGCCGGTAAAACCACCCTCCTCAATTTCGTCCTCAACAACCAGCAAGGCTACCACGTCGCCGTCATCGTGAACGATATCGGCGAAGTGAACATCGACCAGACGCTCATCGAAAAGGGCGGAAACATCACCAAGGAAGATTCCGGCAAGGTCGTCCCGCTCTCCAACGGCTGCATCTGCTGTTCCCTCAAGACCGACCTCCTGGAACAGATTGCCGAACTCCTCGAAATGAACAAGTTCGACTACATCCTCATCGAAGCGAGCGGCATCTGCGAGCCCATCCCTATCGCCCAGACCATCTGCATGGCCGGAAGCCAGCTGCGGAGCCGCGACGGGCGCCCCCTCCCCTGCCACCTGGACAACATCGTCTCCGTGGTGGACGTCGCCCGCCTCGCCGACGAATTCGCCGGCGGCCAGAAACTCCTGGACAAGGACCTCGAAGAAGAAGACATCGCGAACCTCCTCATCCAGCAAATCGAATTCTGCAACACCATCGTGATGAACAAGGTCGATAGTTTGTCCAAAACCGACCTCGAACACGTGAAGGCCGTGGTGCGCGCATTGCAGCCCGAAGCCAAGATGATCGAGACGAACTACGGCAAGGTCGAGATGAAGGATATCCTCGACACCAAGCAGTTCGACTTCGAAAAGGTCGGGAATTCTGCCGCCTGGGCCAAGGAACTCATGAAGGAAACGGCTCCCGAAGACATCGATGACGACGACGATGACCACGACGAGCACGAGCATCACCATCATCATGACCACGACGACCCTTCGACAAGCTCAGGGACCGAAGGACATCATCATCACCATGACCATGATCACGAGGACCACAGCCATTGCGACCATGAACACGGCGTGTGCCACTGCGGCCACCACCACGACAAGGACCATCCGCATGGCGACGAATATGGCATCAGCACGTTCGTTTACGAACGCCGCCGCCCGCTCATCCGCGAACGTTTCGAAGTTTTGCTGGACGACTACCCCACAAGCATCATACGCACCAAAGGACTTGTGTGGTTCGAAGACGACCGCGACAACAGTTTCTTGTTCGAACAGGCCGGCAAGCAGGCTTCTGCCCAGAATTTCGGCCCCTGGTTCGCTTCCGAAAACGAAGAAATGCAAAAGCGCATTCTCCGCGAAAACCCGGACCTCGTAAAAGTGTGGGACGATAAGTACGGCGACCGCATCATCCGCCTCGTATTCATCGGCCAGCACATGGACAAGAAGAAGATTATCGCCGCGATGGATTCCTGCCTCGGCGAATAA
- a CDS encoding TIGR02147 family protein has product MKPIIEYSDFRQFMLDYYEDRKHRSAFSWREFSKIAGFSSSSYMKVVCEGKSKLSRIGVERTGSAMGLVGFEMEYFRAMVEFGQAPTEEKKKAAYERMLSIAKVHKVRVMEGDLFEFYDSWQNPVVRELAPLMPGATPGEIAKQCYPDISAAEVQQSLNFLTKAGLLKKSGNNAFVLAETSIKGTPDATRLALRGMHRMMSKLATPAIDLPVNERNFSGVTMGLSRESYNKIETVLDECRQKIISIAAEDKNIEQVYRLNLQLFPLTKNVKECENENA; this is encoded by the coding sequence ATGAAACCGATTATTGAATATTCTGATTTTCGCCAGTTCATGCTGGACTACTACGAGGACCGCAAGCATCGCTCCGCGTTCTCGTGGCGTGAATTCTCGAAAATAGCGGGGTTCTCCTCGTCGTCGTACATGAAGGTGGTCTGCGAAGGCAAAAGCAAGCTGAGCCGCATCGGGGTGGAACGCACGGGCAGCGCCATGGGTCTCGTGGGCTTCGAAATGGAATATTTCCGCGCCATGGTCGAATTTGGCCAGGCCCCCACCGAAGAAAAGAAGAAGGCCGCCTACGAACGCATGCTTTCCATCGCCAAGGTCCACAAGGTGCGCGTGATGGAAGGAGACCTGTTCGAATTCTATGATTCCTGGCAAAACCCGGTGGTGCGCGAACTCGCCCCGCTGATGCCGGGAGCCACCCCCGGTGAAATCGCCAAGCAATGCTACCCCGACATTTCGGCAGCCGAGGTACAGCAAAGCCTGAATTTCCTTACGAAAGCAGGGCTCCTGAAAAAATCCGGCAACAACGCCTTTGTGTTGGCCGAAACATCCATCAAGGGAACACCCGATGCCACGCGCCTTGCGCTCCGCGGAATGCACCGGATGATGTCCAAGCTCGCGACCCCCGCAATCGACCTCCCTGTGAACGAGCGCAACTTCAGCGGAGTCACGATGGGCCTTTCTCGCGAATCCTACAACAAAATCGAGACCGTTCTGGACGAATGCCGCCAAAAAATCATCTCCATCGCCGCCGAAGACAAGAACATCGAGCAAGTTTACCGCTTAAATTTACAACTGTTCCCGCTGACCAAAAACGTAAAGGAGTGCGAAAATGAAAATGCTTAA
- a CDS encoding pseudouridine synthase, with protein MQYEKAPSDMFFESEIRPEQDGRFLLDSLCERFTYHSREDWFDRLTRGLVTLNGEVATVESIAHRGDKVVYHVENYTEPEVPTHFTTVFEDDEFLLVAKPAGVPVHHTGRIFYNTFAAIIRRAFDCESATPMHRLDRDTGGLMLFAKDASTASRFQKNLDRILLRKFYLAVVPAGFPDGPVPEEHFFAKLGRRVSVDKDGVVDCEMPLREDPTDPIRLRMHHFYDGKPCHTRFRKLFSVEHPDLGMLDVVEAELLTGRKHQIRAHLLELGFPIVGDRLYSHGGVYYDKMTRGELTEEDYRVLGAHHQMLYAYKVQILLPYWDEPREFENHDFPPDMAKLLGTKLS; from the coding sequence ATGCAGTACGAGAAAGCCCCATCGGATATGTTCTTCGAAAGCGAAATTCGCCCTGAACAGGACGGACGTTTTTTGCTGGATTCCCTGTGCGAGCGTTTTACCTATCATAGTCGCGAAGACTGGTTTGACCGCCTGACACGCGGGCTCGTGACGCTGAACGGCGAGGTGGCCACAGTAGAGTCCATCGCGCATCGCGGCGACAAAGTGGTCTACCACGTGGAGAATTATACCGAACCTGAGGTCCCGACCCACTTCACGACGGTTTTCGAGGATGACGAGTTTTTGCTGGTGGCAAAACCGGCGGGCGTTCCGGTTCACCATACGGGCCGTATTTTCTACAATACCTTTGCTGCGATTATCCGCAGGGCCTTTGACTGCGAGTCGGCCACCCCGATGCACCGGCTCGACCGCGATACCGGCGGGCTCATGCTATTTGCGAAGGATGCCTCTACGGCGTCCCGTTTCCAAAAGAATCTAGACCGGATTTTGTTGCGCAAGTTCTACTTGGCCGTCGTGCCTGCGGGCTTCCCCGACGGGCCTGTTCCTGAAGAACATTTTTTTGCGAAACTCGGTCGGCGTGTTTCGGTGGATAAGGATGGCGTCGTGGATTGCGAAATGCCGCTGCGCGAAGACCCTACCGACCCGATTCGGCTGCGCATGCACCATTTTTATGACGGCAAGCCTTGCCATACGCGCTTCCGCAAGCTATTCTCGGTAGAACACCCGGACTTGGGAATGCTTGACGTGGTCGAGGCTGAACTTTTGACCGGGCGCAAACACCAGATTCGTGCGCATCTACTGGAATTGGGTTTCCCCATCGTGGGCGACCGCCTTTATAGCCATGGGGGCGTCTATTACGACAAGATGACCCGCGGAGAGCTGACTGAAGAAGATTACCGGGTTTTGGGGGCGCACCACCAGATGCTTTATGCGTACAAAGTGCAGATTTTGCTCCCGTATTGGGACGAACCCCGTGAATTTGAAAATCACGACTTCCCGCCAGACATGGCAAAATTATTAGGAACAAAGCTGAGCTAA
- a CDS encoding DUF2914 domain-containing protein, translating to MQFVDNLRQKPFVQKAEKFFPAIAFLGGFFWDSVTLGQMVENSDLIFLLAYYSGALILVILLSAHMEHPEGWTRDRIMAARAAAPRPQAKAAPKPAPVPPKSAPAAVAKAPSRTGFVSRLNPFTRKDGDSRPIIPGQVKSAVSKVSNLAKPATGIASEKLKTVTDAASEKLKTASSQAKNVAQKIANDVGYESTAIPENAIVVEHRFLDREWSETWKNRFSWAVQFCFGSLFSALVVCYFKSSGSIASLILVILLAILLVGNEFLQKKYESFGVSLAFLCLLGTMFLNFTIPYLVHRIGLILFVFSTLLSLGICVFIQKVSRRSKKVLIAPIAISAALITAYVMNWVPPVPLVLKQQVACINFDKTDYSCDVDAPSFLQKLGLKSSSVHRDADMPLYYLSSVYAPADLKAEIEYRWYYKGPNDATYKLTDRVSSGRMRINGGREMGYRSYSKKTNAPAGKYRVETAFKDGAVIGALAFEVKEGARDSSGYVRTKLE from the coding sequence ATGCAATTCGTTGATAACCTGCGACAGAAACCTTTTGTACAGAAGGCGGAAAAGTTCTTCCCGGCAATCGCTTTCCTGGGCGGATTCTTCTGGGATTCCGTGACGCTCGGGCAGATGGTCGAGAACAGTGACCTTATCTTCTTGCTTGCATACTATTCGGGTGCGCTCATCCTTGTGATTCTCCTGTCGGCGCACATGGAACACCCCGAAGGCTGGACCAGGGATCGTATCATGGCGGCCCGTGCGGCCGCGCCGCGCCCGCAAGCGAAGGCGGCTCCCAAACCCGCTCCTGTTCCGCCCAAGTCGGCACCTGCGGCAGTTGCGAAGGCCCCGTCTCGTACAGGCTTTGTTTCCCGTCTGAATCCCTTTACAAGGAAGGACGGGGATAGCCGTCCAATCATTCCTGGGCAGGTAAAGTCCGCCGTTTCCAAGGTGTCGAACCTCGCGAAGCCGGCGACCGGGATTGCTTCTGAAAAGCTCAAGACGGTCACGGATGCCGCCTCCGAAAAATTGAAAACGGCCTCTAGCCAGGCGAAAAATGTTGCCCAGAAAATTGCGAACGACGTTGGTTACGAATCTACGGCGATACCCGAAAACGCCATTGTCGTGGAACACCGTTTTTTGGACCGTGAATGGAGTGAAACTTGGAAGAACCGCTTCAGTTGGGCGGTGCAATTCTGCTTCGGTAGCTTGTTCAGTGCGCTTGTGGTATGCTATTTCAAGAGTAGCGGTTCCATCGCTTCGCTTATCTTGGTGATTTTGCTTGCGATCCTCCTTGTGGGTAACGAATTCTTGCAGAAGAAGTACGAAAGTTTCGGCGTGAGCCTTGCGTTCCTCTGTTTGCTCGGCACCATGTTTCTGAACTTCACCATCCCTTACCTTGTCCATAGAATCGGGCTTATTCTGTTCGTGTTCAGCACGCTCCTTTCGCTAGGGATATGCGTGTTTATCCAGAAGGTGTCCCGCCGTAGCAAGAAGGTGCTGATTGCGCCTATTGCCATCAGTGCTGCATTGATTACGGCTTATGTGATGAACTGGGTTCCCCCGGTGCCGCTCGTGCTCAAGCAACAGGTGGCCTGCATCAACTTCGACAAGACGGATTACAGTTGCGATGTCGATGCGCCGAGCTTTTTGCAGAAACTCGGTTTGAAGTCATCGTCGGTACACCGCGATGCCGACATGCCGCTTTACTACTTGAGTTCTGTGTACGCCCCGGCCGATTTGAAGGCCGAAATCGAGTACCGCTGGTATTACAAGGGCCCAAACGATGCGACATACAAGTTGACGGACAGGGTGTCTTCTGGGCGTATGCGTATCAATGGTGGTCGCGAGATGGGCTACCGCAGCTACAGCAAAAAGACGAACGCCCCGGCAGGCAAGTACCGCGTGGAAACGGCGTTCAAGGATGGCGCCGTGATCGGTGCGCTTGCCTTTGAAGTCAAAGAAGGAGCCCGCGATTCTTCGGGATACGTTCGAACCAAGCTTGAATGA
- a CDS encoding nicotinate-nicotinamide nucleotide adenylyltransferase, with protein sequence MIEHVMKNVAVMGGAFDPVHKDHVSVARHCLRRGLCDEVWFIPSPDRWDKTLCASPEDRFAMLELVTGDDPRLVLSDEEIQQGDFRGTYVFLQGLQAKFPDVNFRLLVGADSYQGIPHWRDPLNFYGTNYNGHLLLRDFELIVFSRRGYPKPDLAVHEANGYAPLYWLGPENGFDGIYSSTAIRKALLCSSDKPEGLEQCVYDYIREHDLYRV encoded by the coding sequence GTGATTGAACATGTCATGAAGAATGTGGCTGTTATGGGTGGTGCGTTCGACCCGGTACATAAGGATCATGTTTCTGTGGCGCGCCATTGCCTCCGTCGGGGCCTTTGCGACGAAGTCTGGTTTATCCCGAGTCCCGATCGCTGGGACAAGACGCTCTGTGCTTCCCCGGAAGACCGTTTTGCGATGCTTGAGTTGGTAACAGGAGATGACCCGCGCCTTGTTTTGTCGGACGAAGAAATCCAGCAGGGGGATTTTCGCGGGACGTATGTCTTTTTGCAGGGGCTTCAGGCTAAGTTCCCCGATGTGAATTTCCGTTTGCTTGTGGGGGCCGACAGCTACCAGGGCATCCCTCATTGGCGTGACCCGCTGAATTTTTACGGCACGAACTACAACGGCCATTTGCTCTTGCGCGATTTCGAACTGATTGTTTTTTCGCGTCGAGGTTACCCCAAGCCCGATCTTGCGGTACACGAGGCGAACGGTTATGCGCCGCTCTACTGGCTCGGCCCGGAAAACGGTTTTGACGGCATCTATTCTAGCACGGCTATCCGGAAGGCGTTGCTTTGCAGCAGCGACAAGCCGGAAGGTCTGGAACAGTGTGTGTACGACTATATTCGTGAACACGACTTATATAGGGTTTGA